CTGTTCGAGAACCTCTGGAGCGAACACTGCGCGTACCGCTCCTCGAGACCCCTGCTGTCGGCCTTCGAGAGCGAGGGAGAGCAGGTCGTCGTCGGGCCGGGCGACGACGCGGCGGTCGTCGCGCTGCCGGACCATACGGACGACGAGGGGCGCGGGGACGAGACCCAGAACACCTACATCACGATGGGTATCGAGAGCCACAACCACCCCTCCTACGTCGACCCGTTCGACGGCGCCGCAACCGGCGTCGGCGGCATCGTCCGCGACACGCTTTCGATGGGCGCCTACCCCATCGCGCTGGCCGACTCGCTGTACTTCGGCGATTTCGACCGCGAACACTCCAAATATCTGTTCGAGGGCGTCGTCGAGGGAATCAGCCACTACGGGAACTGTATCGGCGTCCCCACCGTCGCCGGCAGCGTCGATTTCCACCCCGACTACGAGGGCAACCCGCTGGTCAACGTCGCCTGCGTCGGCCTGACCGACGAGGAGCGACTCGTCACAGCCGTTGCGCAGGAACCCGGAAATAAGCTCGTCCTCGTCGGGAACGGCACCGGTCGGGACGGCCTCGGCGGCGCCTCCTTCGCCAGCGAGGACCTCTCGGAGGACGCCGAAACCGAAGACCGACCCGCGGTCCAGGTCGGCGACCCGTACACGGAAAAGCTTCTCATCGAGGCCAACGAGCAACTGATCGAAGAGGGCCTGATCGAATCGGCCCGCGACCTCGGCGCGGCCGGCCTCGGCGGCGCCTCGAGCGAACTGGTCGCCAAGGGCGGCCTCGGCGCCGACATCGAACTCGAGCGGGTCCACCAGCGCGAGCCGAACATGAACGCCCTCGAGATCCTGCTCGCGGAATCGCAGGAGCGGATGTGCTACGAGGTCGAACCCGAGAACGTCGACCGCGTGCGCGAGATCGCCGAACGGTTCGATCTCGGCTGCTCCGTGATCGGCGAGGTGACCGAGGGCAACTACACCTGCACGTTCGAAGGCGAGCCCGTGGTCGACGTCGACGCCGAGTTCCTCGGCGAGGGCGCGCCGATGAACGACCTGCCGGCCGCGGAGCCGACCCAGCCCGAAACCGACCTGCCCGACGTCGATCTCGAGGAGGCGTTCGAGACGGTCGTTGCGAGTCCGAACACGGCCTCGAAGCGGTGGGTCTACCGCCAGTACGACCACGAGGTCGGCGTCCGGACGAGCGTCGGGCCGGGCGACGACGCCGCGATCATCGCGGTCCGCGAAGCGGGGACGGGCCTCGCCATCTCCTCGGGCGCCGCACCGAACTGGACCGATACTGCCCCCTACGAGGGTGCGCAGGCGGTCGCCCTCGAGAACGCGACGAACGTCGCGGCCAAGGGTGCGACGCCCCTCGCGGCCGTCGACTGCCTCAACGGCGGCAACCCCGAGAAGTCCGACGTCTACGGCGGCTTCAAGGGGATCGTCGACGGCCTCGCCGACATGTGCGCGACGCTCGAGGCGCCCGTCGTCGGCGGGAACGTCTCGCTGTACAACGACTCCGTCGCCGGACCGATCCCGCCGACGCCGACGCTCGCGATGGTCGGCGCGAAGGACGGGTACGACGCGCCGCCGCTGACGGTCGCGCCCGACACCGAGGCCGAACTGCTGCTCGTCGGCGACATCGCGCTCGAGGACGGCGAGTTCGCGCTGGGCGGCTCGGAGTACCTCGCTCGATTCGACGGCAGCGACGCGTTCCCCGCGCTCCCCGAGGAGCCGTCGGCGCTCGTCCGGACCGTCGCCGAGGTCGCAAACGACGACGCGACGCTCGCGACCCACGACGTCAGCCACGGCGGCCTCGCGGTCGCCCTCGCCGAGATGGTCTCCGACGAGGCGGGTCTCGAGGTAACCCTGCCCGCGGACGACTCAATCGGCGCGCTGTTCCACGAACAGCCCGGCCGCGTCCTGATCCAGACCGCTGCACCCGACGCGGTCCGCGAGGTGTTCGACGGCATCGCGCCGGTCACCGGTCTGGGATCGGCGACGACCGACGGCTCGCTCGCGATCGCCGCCGGCGATCGAACGCTCGAGACCGACGCGACGACGATCCGCGACCGGCGGGCGACGATCGAGCGCGAACTCGAGTGAGCGGGCGACGGTAGTAATATTATCTCGGTGAACTCCCGGTATTTTAATACGCCTTCGGTACGACTCCTCCAACGACCCGTTCGCGGTCGATTCGCCGATGGATATCGATACCCCGTCCCTGTCCCCGTCCCCGTCGTCACCCCCATCCGTCCTGCTCGTCGAGCCCGATCCAGCCCTCGCAGCCCGCTATACGGGGTGGCTCGAGGACGAGTACGACGTCCAGGCGGTCGAAAGCGAGGCTGACGCGGTCGACGAGATCAGTGCGGCGGTCGACGTCGTCGTCTTCGATCGGCGGCTTTCACCGTCGGCGTCGGACTCGAGCCCTGGTATCGAAACGCTTCTACAACCGATCCACGACCGCGAT
This portion of the Halopiger aswanensis genome encodes:
- the purL gene encoding phosphoribosylformylglycinamidine synthase subunit PurL codes for the protein MSLADSDRELVVDELGREPTQAEAALFENLWSEHCAYRSSRPLLSAFESEGEQVVVGPGDDAAVVALPDHTDDEGRGDETQNTYITMGIESHNHPSYVDPFDGAATGVGGIVRDTLSMGAYPIALADSLYFGDFDREHSKYLFEGVVEGISHYGNCIGVPTVAGSVDFHPDYEGNPLVNVACVGLTDEERLVTAVAQEPGNKLVLVGNGTGRDGLGGASFASEDLSEDAETEDRPAVQVGDPYTEKLLIEANEQLIEEGLIESARDLGAAGLGGASSELVAKGGLGADIELERVHQREPNMNALEILLAESQERMCYEVEPENVDRVREIAERFDLGCSVIGEVTEGNYTCTFEGEPVVDVDAEFLGEGAPMNDLPAAEPTQPETDLPDVDLEEAFETVVASPNTASKRWVYRQYDHEVGVRTSVGPGDDAAIIAVREAGTGLAISSGAAPNWTDTAPYEGAQAVALENATNVAAKGATPLAAVDCLNGGNPEKSDVYGGFKGIVDGLADMCATLEAPVVGGNVSLYNDSVAGPIPPTPTLAMVGAKDGYDAPPLTVAPDTEAELLLVGDIALEDGEFALGGSEYLARFDGSDAFPALPEEPSALVRTVAEVANDDATLATHDVSHGGLAVALAEMVSDEAGLEVTLPADDSIGALFHEQPGRVLIQTAAPDAVREVFDGIAPVTGLGSATTDGSLAIAAGDRTLETDATTIRDRRATIERELE